Proteins encoded together in one Persephonella sp. window:
- a CDS encoding NifU family protein, whose protein sequence is MVKTKEQEVEQVLNMIRPALALDMGDIRLVKVEDDTVFLELLGACSTCPVPDITMKDVIIVAIKNFLPWVKKVQIGQHKFDITKE, encoded by the coding sequence ATGGTTAAAACAAAAGAACAGGAAGTAGAACAGGTTCTTAATATGATAAGACCGGCTTTAGCCCTTGATATGGGTGATATCAGACTTGTAAAGGTAGAAGATGATACAGTTTTTCTTGAACTTCTTGGGGCATGTTCAACATGTCCGGTGCCAGACATCACAATGAAAGATGTGATCATTGTGGCAATAAAAAATTTTCTTCCGTGGGTTAAAAAGGTTCAGATAGGACAGCATAAATTTGACATTACAAAAGAGTAA
- the aroE gene encoding shikimate dehydrogenase, with protein sequence MEIPVNGETEVYGIIGYPVKHSKSPQFQTAAFLSLKINAIYLPFEVKPENLETAVNGIKALSIKGTNITVPHKEEVVKYLDEISEEVRYIGACNTIKNIDGYLKGYNTDAYGFIEGLKEKLSEPYSKRFLIIGAGGASRAVLYGLIREGVQKIIVANRTVERIHEIIKDFKTLNRFVDQIIQPVSLDHIEEKLGEVDVIVNTTSVGLKDEDPPLFNYSKIKKDHIVIDIIYKKTKLLQKAEEKGCVYQDGLPMLLYQGAKAFEIWTGQKAPVEVMRKILEEK encoded by the coding sequence ATGGAAATACCGGTTAACGGAGAAACAGAAGTTTACGGAATTATAGGTTATCCTGTCAAACATTCAAAGTCACCCCAGTTTCAGACTGCCGCTTTTTTATCTCTAAAAATAAATGCTATTTATCTTCCCTTTGAAGTAAAACCTGAGAACCTTGAAACTGCAGTAAATGGTATAAAAGCCCTATCAATAAAAGGCACAAACATCACTGTTCCTCACAAAGAAGAAGTGGTAAAGTATCTTGATGAAATTTCAGAGGAAGTTCGTTATATAGGTGCGTGCAACACGATTAAAAATATTGATGGTTATTTGAAGGGCTACAACACAGATGCCTATGGTTTTATAGAAGGACTGAAAGAAAAACTCTCTGAGCCTTACAGTAAAAGATTTCTTATTATAGGGGCTGGAGGAGCTTCAAGGGCTGTTTTGTATGGTCTGATAAGAGAAGGAGTTCAGAAAATAATAGTTGCAAACCGAACTGTGGAAAGAATTCATGAAATTATTAAAGATTTTAAAACCCTAAACAGATTTGTTGACCAGATAATACAGCCTGTAAGCTTAGATCATATAGAAGAAAAACTTGGAGAAGTTGATGTTATCGTTAATACAACATCTGTGGGTTTGAAAGATGAAGATCCTCCATTATTTAACTACTCAAAAATAAAAAAAGATCATATCGTAATAGACATAATATACAAAAAAACAAAGTTATTACAAAAAGCAGAAGAAAAAGGTTGTGTATATCAGGACGGTCTTCCAATGCTACTGTATCAGGGAGCAAAAGCATTTGAAATCTGGACAGGACAAAAAGCACCTGTTGAGGTGATGAGGAAGATTTTAGAAGAAAAATAA
- the cas6 gene encoding CRISPR system precrRNA processing endoribonuclease RAMP protein Cas6 encodes MINFQFSTIRYTFEVVNEFETPYFLGSTFRGILGRKLKKMVCIKPFEDCKKCEFRNTCPYTVIFETEHLLNKPSKYIMRPPFEKKKLKAGDKLFLEMTLLGDTANYWEFITGSFSGVHNIGKERYIKLKDVEFLHPFENRYYPVKSFVPRFEAVNFFELRTGKETIDIRIYPSNIKANNQIIKFSNFNKDVLIKAIISRITNVSINYGIKNEKIYINKNKFDIADLHLKPSPLKRWSNRKKRHMLIPAFEGSFSLKGDLSEIYPYLNVIEIINIGKSVSFGLGKIRLK; translated from the coding sequence ATGATTAATTTTCAATTTTCTACCATAAGATATACCTTTGAGGTTGTTAATGAGTTTGAGACACCTTATTTCCTTGGCTCAACATTCAGGGGAATACTTGGAAGAAAACTTAAAAAGATGGTATGCATTAAGCCTTTTGAGGATTGTAAAAAGTGTGAGTTCAGAAATACCTGTCCTTATACAGTAATATTTGAAACAGAGCATCTTCTTAACAAACCTTCCAAATACATAATGAGACCTCCTTTTGAAAAGAAAAAACTGAAGGCAGGAGATAAACTGTTTCTTGAAATGACACTTTTAGGTGATACGGCTAATTACTGGGAATTCATAACAGGATCATTTTCAGGAGTTCATAACATTGGAAAGGAAAGATATATAAAACTAAAAGATGTTGAGTTTTTACATCCTTTTGAAAACAGATATTATCCTGTCAAAAGTTTCGTTCCAAGATTTGAGGCGGTTAATTTTTTTGAGCTTAGGACAGGAAAGGAAACAATAGATATAAGGATATACCCCTCAAACATCAAAGCTAACAACCAAATTATAAAATTTTCAAATTTTAATAAAGATGTTCTGATTAAAGCTATTATTTCAAGAATTACAAATGTTTCCATTAATTACGGCATAAAAAATGAGAAAATCTACATCAATAAAAATAAATTTGATATTGCAGACCTGCATCTGAAACCCTCCCCTTTAAAAAGATGGTCAAACAGGAAAAAAAGACATATGCTCATACCGGCGTTTGAAGGCAGTTTTAGTCTGAAAGGTGATTTGTCTGAAATATACCCATATCTGAATGTTATTGAGATCATCAATATAGGTAAGTCTGTCAGTTTTGGGCTTGGTAAAATAAGGCTGAAATAA